CTCACATCAGGCGGCGTCTCTATGGGAGACTACGACCTTGTAAAAGATGTGTTGACAAAAATGGGCGCAGACATAAAATTCTGGAAGATTGCAATGCGTCCCGGCAAACCGATTCTATTCAGCACGCTGGGAGAAAGACCAGTATTCGGGCTTCCAGGAAATCCTGTTTCAAGCATGGTCGGATTTGAACTTTTCGTACGGCCTGCAATACTAAAAATGCTGGGGCAGACCTCAGACGACAGACAGGAAGCAGATGCCTTTCTTGAAGAAGACATAGAAAAGAAAAAGGGCTTGAGATATTTTCTGAGGGCGCGGACACGATGGGAAAATGGCGGTTACCTTACAAAGACCACAGGCCCGCAGGGCTCCGGCATATTAAAATCAATGATGCTTGCCAACAGCTTTATTATCCTGCCTGAAGAGGAAGAATTCATAAAAAAAGGCACAAAGGTGCGGGTACGGTTTTTAAACTGATGGTACAGAACATGCCTAAAAACTCAGAATTTGTCATTCCCCGACTTGATCGGGGAATCCATGAGTTATTTTAAATACTGGATCCCCCGGTCAAGCCGGAGGATGACGTTCGTTGAGGAGCACCTGTTTATATATTTTTTAAATTGCCCTATTCCAATGTTCCCTGCAATGGTATCACCTTCACAACCAAAAACTTTTTCGTGTCTTCTTTAGCGCTGAACCTCTCGTCTGCTCTGTGTCCCACAACCCAGATGATGTCTTTTCCTGAGATGAGGACCGGAACGGCATCCCTTTCATCACGAGGAATCTTACTGTCAACAAAGAAATCCTGAAGTTTCCTCTTTTTCCCAAATCCTGCAGGATAAAAATAGTCGCCGTTTCCCCTGGCCCGCACTTCAAGCGGAATCTGTAGTTTATCAAAATCAAAAACAGCAGAAGACCTGCCGTCAGATAATTCATCTTGAATTTTTTCCTGCATCTGCGCCTTGAGGACAATTCCGGCTTGTTTCAATTCCAAATTCCCGGGAACCGCAAAGGTGCAATGCGGCAATTTCATGCCGGTATTTTTTGATGTAAAAACAAGTGTTGAATATCCCTTAATAACCCTTATCCCCCTCGGAAGATAAATCCTGTCTCCTGACCTGCCTTTTTTGACAAGCCGGATAACATCTTCTATATGGATAAAGTCAATCTCCCTTAACCCTTCCACAGAATCAACCGCCCTTCTAAACACCCTCCTGAGCAGCGCTTTATCAATGTTCTCAAGGGGTGAAAGAAAAAGTTCAATTGAATCTCCGCCCTTTCTGCTTATAAGTTTCATCAATGTTTTAGTGACAATAAGTTCAAGATACTCATCTTCTTCCCTGATAATATCAGCAGTCCTGACGGCGCTTCGGACAAACTCAGGGCTTTGCTTTTTAAGCTCAAGCATGATTGTAAGCCTCAGCCGGTTTCTGAAATAATCTTTTTTACGGTTTGAGGAATCAACCATAAACGGCAGTGAAGAGTTAAAAGTGAAAAGTGAAGAGTTCTGGAATAAAAATTCTTCTATCTCACTCCTCTCAATTTCAATCAGCGGTCTGATTATCAGTATATTTTTATTAACTCTTAACTTTTCACTTTTAACTTCTAACTGTAGTTTCCTCACAGGCGGTATGCCGGAAAGCCCCCTTTGCCCTGAGCCCCTGAGCAGTCTCATTAAAAATGTCTCAGCCTGATCATCAGCATTATGTCCGAGGGCAATCTTTGAGGCAGTTATCTCATGCAAAAGTTCTCCAAATACCCGATACCTTAACTCCCTTGCAGCATTCTGTATGTTTAATTTCCCCTCTTTGGCATATCCTCTTACATCAATT
Above is a window of Nitrospirota bacterium DNA encoding:
- the tilS gene encoding tRNA lysidine(34) synthetase TilS, encoding MEFLKKAKETIDRYSMLSEGDHVLIGLSGGADSVCLTVILGKLQKDFNLGLSAVYVDHGLRPDETAGEESFCRTLCGTLGVEFHLKKIDVRGYAKEGKLNIQNAARELRYRVFGELLHEITASKIALGHNADDQAETFLMRLLRGSGQRGLSGIPPVRKLQLEVKSEKLRVNKNILIIRPLIEIERSEIEEFLFQNSSLFTFNSSLPFMVDSSNRKKDYFRNRLRLTIMLELKKQSPEFVRSAVRTADIIREEDEYLELIVTKTLMKLISRKGGDSIELFLSPLENIDKALLRRVFRRAVDSVEGLREIDFIHIEDVIRLVKKGRSGDRIYLPRGIRVIKGYSTLVFTSKNTGMKLPHCTFAVPGNLELKQAGIVLKAQMQEKIQDELSDGRSSAVFDFDKLQIPLEVRARGNGDYFYPAGFGKKRKLQDFFVDSKIPRDERDAVPVLISGKDIIWVVGHRADERFSAKEDTKKFLVVKVIPLQGTLE
- a CDS encoding molybdopterin molybdotransferase MoeA, giving the protein ELVIQKGTLLKAAHTGMLAALGITKTAVTRKPRIAVLATGDELVDADEEAPQGKVRTSNTYALYSQILSYGGIPVNIGIARDEPEDLREKIESALVCDLILTSGGVSMGDYDLVKDVLTKMGADIKFWKIAMRPGKPILFSTLGERPVFGLPGNPVSSMVGFELFVRPAILKMLGQTSDDRQEADAFLEEDIEKKKGLRYFLRARTRWENGGYLTKTTGPQGSGILKSMMLANSFIILPEEEEFIKKGTKVRVRFLN